A DNA window from Falco peregrinus isolate bFalPer1 chromosome 8, bFalPer1.pri, whole genome shotgun sequence contains the following coding sequences:
- the TMEM177 gene encoding transmembrane protein 177, which produces MAVRFLQKASVWLKKRKITLLAVSCVGLFGANLSYHVFPEQTFKLLHECWSEGQPAELSQRLCGVFQDVLQDTAVKSTESYRAFAASGFHPVSAGIPWLPAGSLVGIPPNFDSTIEDKKGIVNHVVVINGKKVDWESNEGVALKEALTFSLGAQKFAIARELMYLQSSSPLASAVVAPTCLAGTFICGRVIKLLLGLSPGPVILRTICNLVTATGGLLCYYISYDAVTYHLDCKADRKAATVSKDYARGGVEFYDKILSRNRILRGLMGKEGIKMYAPSGNLFPRYWFRIKYTPYTYRRDLIVNILRELQA; this is translated from the coding sequence ATGGCAGTGCGGTTCCTGCAGAAGGCATCTGTGTGGTTGAAGAAGCGCAAGATCACTTTGTTGGCTGTTTCTTGCGTGGGACTGTTTGGCGCTAACCTTTCCTATCATGTGTTTCCTGAGCAGACATTCAAACTGTTGCACGAGTGCTGGTCAGAGGGGCAGCCAGCTGAGCTTTCACAGAGGCtctgtggtgtctttcaggaTGTCCTTCAGGATACTGCTGTGAAGTCCACCGAGTCCTATCGAGCCTTTGCAGCTTCTGGCTTCCACCCTGTGAGTGCTGGTatcccctggctgcctgcaggctcttTGGTGGGCATCCCGCCTAACTTTGATAGCACAATTGAGGATAAAAAAGGAATAGTCAACCATGTTGTTGTGATCAATGGCAAGAAAGTAGACTGGGAGAGCAATGAAGGTGTTGCTTTGAAGGAAGCTCTGACATTTTCACTTGGAGCTCAGAAGTTTGCCATTGCCAGAGAACTTATGTatttgcagagcagcagccctttGGCAAGTGCAGTTGTGGCTCCAACTTGCTTAGCTGGTACATTTATCTGTGGGAGAGTTATAAAGCTACTTCTGGGTTTATCTCCTGGCCCCGTAATACTTCGCACCATCTGTAACCTCGTAACTGCCACTGGTGGGCTACTGTGCTATTACATTTCTTATGACGCCGTGACCTATCACCTAGACTGCAAGGCTGACAGAAAGGCAGCTACTGTTTCCAAAGACTATGCCAGAGGTGGGGTTGAATTTTATGACAAAATCCTGTCCCGCAACAGGATTCTTCGTGGTCTGATGGGCAAAGAAGGGATAAAAATGTATGCCCCGAGTGGTAACCTTTTCCCAAGGTACTGGTTCAGAATAAAGTATACCCCGTACACTTACCGAAGAGATTTGattgttaatattttaagagAGCTCCAGGCATAG